One Streptomyces sp. SAI-135 DNA segment encodes these proteins:
- a CDS encoding molybdopterin-dependent oxidoreductase, whose amino-acid sequence MADKPKPRTGGAPVGRRTMLGMLGAGAAGLAAAPYLQRGWEGFLAAASEVDATGLTGLLPNPGGFRYYSVVGSVPHKDETNYALTVGGLVERPKTYTLDQLRAMPRARVVHDVLCTDGWRVDNTPFEGVRLADLLDDAGVRPSGAAIRFTCFDGAYSESLTLEQARRSDVLVALNMQDKPITHAHGGPVRLYVAPMYFYKSAKWLSGISVTDKVVPGYWEERGYAVDGWLDGEDRHGDAA is encoded by the coding sequence ATGGCGGACAAGCCGAAACCGAGGACCGGGGGCGCACCGGTGGGACGGCGGACGATGCTGGGCATGCTCGGCGCGGGTGCGGCCGGGCTCGCCGCCGCGCCCTACCTCCAGCGAGGGTGGGAGGGTTTCCTGGCCGCGGCCTCGGAGGTCGACGCGACGGGCCTGACCGGACTGCTCCCCAACCCGGGCGGCTTCCGCTACTACAGCGTCGTCGGTTCGGTCCCGCACAAGGACGAGACGAACTACGCGCTCACCGTCGGCGGGCTGGTGGAGCGCCCGAAGACGTACACCCTCGACCAGCTGCGCGCGATGCCGCGGGCCCGAGTCGTCCACGACGTGCTGTGCACCGACGGATGGCGCGTGGACAACACGCCCTTCGAGGGGGTGCGGCTCGCGGACCTCCTCGACGACGCCGGCGTGCGCCCCTCGGGAGCCGCGATCCGGTTCACCTGCTTCGACGGCGCCTACAGCGAGAGCCTCACGCTGGAACAGGCCCGCCGCTCGGACGTCCTGGTGGCACTGAACATGCAGGACAAGCCCATCACCCACGCGCACGGAGGCCCGGTCCGCCTCTACGTGGCACCCATGTACTTCTACAAGTCGGCCAAGTGGCTGTCCGGCATCTCGGTCACCGACAAGGTCGTTCCCGGCTACTGGGAGGAGCGCGGTTATGCGGTCGACGGCTGGCTCGACGGAGAAGACCGGCACGGCGACGCGGCCTGA
- a CDS encoding cytochrome b/b6 domain-containing protein yields MRSTAGSTEKTGTATRPEHEGRIRRFSTAERMVHRATGYLMLLCLVTAACLYLGPLAQLVGRRHLMVTVHEWSGITLPVPFLLGLLSPAFRADLRRLNRFAVYDRQWLRAVRRRRTSPEARPAGKFNAGQKLYAGWIAGAVLVMMFTGLLMWFMGLLPFISRTSTIFVHDILAWAIAFVILGHLRKAFEDPEARLGMRTGYVSLSWVRQHHSRWLHEEQERDAASDTVDRRMT; encoded by the coding sequence ATGCGGTCGACGGCTGGCTCGACGGAGAAGACCGGCACGGCGACGCGGCCTGAACACGAGGGCCGCATACGTCGGTTCAGCACCGCCGAGCGCATGGTCCACCGTGCCACCGGCTACCTGATGCTCCTCTGCCTGGTCACCGCCGCCTGCCTCTACCTCGGACCACTCGCCCAACTCGTCGGGCGGCGGCACCTGATGGTCACCGTCCACGAGTGGTCCGGCATCACGCTGCCCGTGCCCTTCCTGCTCGGGCTCCTCTCACCCGCCTTCCGTGCGGACCTGCGCCGCCTCAACCGCTTCGCGGTGTACGACCGCCAGTGGCTGCGCGCCGTCCGCAGGCGCCGTACCTCGCCCGAGGCGCGCCCGGCCGGCAAGTTCAACGCGGGACAGAAGCTCTACGCGGGCTGGATCGCCGGTGCGGTACTGGTGATGATGTTCACCGGTCTGCTGATGTGGTTCATGGGGCTGCTGCCCTTCATCTCCCGTACCAGCACGATCTTCGTCCACGACATCCTGGCCTGGGCGATTGCTTTCGTGATCCTCGGTCACCTGCGCAAGGCGTTCGAGGACCCCGAGGCGCGGCTGGGCATGCGCACCGGATACGTCAGCCTCTCCTGGGTTCGGCAGCATCATTCGCGGTGGCTGCATGAGGAGCAGGAACGTGACGCTGCCTCAGACACGGTGGACCGTCGGATGACCTAA
- a CDS encoding tannase/feruloyl esterase family alpha/beta hydrolase, translating to MRRLLTVLAAGVPLAAAVYLPTASAETKDASAPTTSACSAPSVKAPAGTEVESVTALAREGGTIAGTGALGGSVSGVPAYCEVTVTLTHPGDNDHAKVRTWLPVAGWNGRFQGLGGAAYLAGDNNVGLGTAVKSGYAAVSTDAGVGDALDTSWALDSEGRVNTALLENFASRSQHEAAVVGKEVVDAVYGKRPSYSYFTGCSTGGRQGYMEAQRHPDDYDGILADAPAVNWDEFEVATLWPQIVMNNEKTYPSQCEFTAFTNAAVRACDSLDGVKDGLVDDASRCDFDPRRLIGTKILCEGRELTVTAADATVVRKIWDGPRTASGKRLWYGVPVGADIWALAAHTDPDAGGNVVGSPFPVPAAWLKLWVAKDPSLDLSTITYSRFAQLFQQSRAEYDKVIGTDDPDLSDFRKSGGKLLTWHGEADQYIPTQGTVQYRQKVERELGGTKKADDFYRLFLAPGTDHCGLNGLDGSADGLAALTAWVEHGKAPRTLPATLVNDQGQNVSRDLCSYPQVSRYKGHGDPAVASSFTCVSPPRR from the coding sequence ATGAGACGACTTCTGACTGTCCTCGCGGCCGGCGTGCCGCTGGCCGCGGCGGTGTACTTGCCAACCGCCTCGGCGGAGACCAAGGACGCCTCCGCCCCCACCACCTCCGCCTGCTCGGCGCCCTCCGTGAAGGCCCCGGCCGGCACGGAGGTGGAGTCCGTGACGGCACTCGCCCGGGAGGGCGGCACCATCGCCGGTACCGGAGCCCTCGGCGGTTCGGTCTCCGGCGTTCCCGCCTACTGCGAGGTCACGGTCACCCTCACCCACCCCGGGGACAACGACCACGCCAAGGTGCGGACCTGGCTGCCCGTCGCCGGCTGGAACGGCCGCTTCCAGGGGCTTGGCGGCGCCGCCTACCTCGCCGGCGACAACAACGTCGGCCTGGGCACCGCGGTCAAGAGCGGCTACGCCGCCGTCAGCACCGACGCCGGTGTCGGCGACGCCCTCGACACGAGCTGGGCGCTGGACAGCGAAGGACGGGTCAACACAGCCCTGCTGGAGAACTTCGCCTCCCGCTCCCAGCACGAGGCGGCCGTCGTCGGCAAGGAGGTCGTCGACGCCGTCTACGGCAAGCGTCCGTCGTACTCCTACTTCACCGGCTGCTCCACCGGTGGCCGCCAGGGCTACATGGAGGCCCAGCGTCACCCCGACGACTACGACGGCATCCTCGCCGACGCGCCCGCCGTCAACTGGGACGAGTTCGAAGTCGCCACCCTGTGGCCGCAGATCGTCATGAACAACGAGAAGACCTACCCGTCACAGTGTGAGTTCACGGCCTTCACCAACGCCGCTGTCAGGGCCTGCGACTCCCTCGACGGCGTCAAGGACGGCCTGGTCGACGACGCCTCCCGGTGCGACTTCGACCCACGCCGGCTCATCGGCACGAAGATCCTGTGCGAGGGCAGGGAGTTGACCGTCACAGCGGCCGACGCCACCGTCGTACGCAAGATATGGGACGGTCCGCGCACCGCCTCCGGCAAGAGGCTCTGGTACGGCGTCCCCGTCGGCGCCGACATCTGGGCCCTGGCCGCGCACACCGACCCCGACGCCGGCGGCAACGTCGTCGGTTCGCCGTTCCCGGTTCCCGCCGCCTGGCTCAAGCTCTGGGTGGCGAAGGACCCGTCCCTCGACCTCTCCACGATCACCTACAGCCGGTTCGCGCAGTTGTTCCAGCAGTCCCGGGCCGAGTACGACAAGGTCATCGGCACCGACGACCCGGACCTCTCCGACTTCCGCAAGTCCGGCGGCAAGCTGCTCACCTGGCACGGCGAAGCCGACCAGTACATCCCCACCCAGGGCACCGTGCAGTACCGCCAGAAGGTCGAACGGGAGCTGGGCGGCACCAAGAAGGCCGACGACTTCTACCGTCTCTTCCTCGCGCCGGGCACCGACCACTGCGGTCTCAACGGCCTCGACGGCTCCGCGGACGGCCTCGCCGCACTGACCGCCTGGGTCGAGCACGGCAAGGCTCCCAGGACCCTGCCGGCCACCTTGGTCAACGACCAGGGGCAGAACGTCTCCCGCGACCTGTGCAGCTACCCGCAGGTGTCCCGCTACAAGGGCCACGGCGATCCTGCCGTCGCCTCCAGCTTCACGTGCGTCTCCCCGCCCCGGCGCTGA
- a CDS encoding DUF308 domain-containing protein: MSTRTSTPAPTVATDERSSLLRLYLSRGVLALAWALAFAGAHEDVDAVAITLLVAYPLIDAVSSLLDHRAAPNGPERRVIAFNGVLSTLAAVALGIAGAEGVASVLHVFGAWAIVSGAAQVIVGLRRRGPELGKQWPTLISGGLSFLVGITYNIQAAGDNPSLDVLSVYATGGGVWFILQALLLGRKSRRLRTRTT; encoded by the coding sequence ATGAGCACCCGGACATCGACCCCCGCGCCGACGGTGGCCACGGACGAACGCTCCTCCCTGCTGAGGCTGTACCTGAGCCGAGGCGTCCTGGCCCTGGCCTGGGCCCTGGCGTTCGCCGGAGCGCACGAGGACGTCGACGCCGTGGCGATCACACTCCTGGTCGCCTATCCGCTGATCGACGCCGTGTCCTCGCTGCTCGACCACCGGGCCGCACCGAACGGCCCCGAGCGCCGGGTCATCGCGTTCAACGGTGTGCTCAGCACGCTCGCCGCCGTCGCCCTCGGCATCGCCGGTGCCGAGGGTGTGGCGTCCGTGCTCCACGTGTTCGGCGCCTGGGCGATCGTCTCCGGAGCCGCCCAGGTCATCGTCGGACTACGGCGGCGCGGTCCCGAACTGGGCAAGCAGTGGCCGACCCTGATCTCGGGCGGACTGTCCTTCCTCGTCGGCATCACCTACAACATCCAGGCCGCGGGCGACAATCCGTCCCTCGACGTGCTGTCGGTGTACGCCACGGGCGGCGGTGTGTGGTTCATCCTCCAGGCGCTGCTGCTGGGCCGGAAGTCCCGCCGGCTCCGCACCCGGACCACGTGA
- a CDS encoding Bax inhibitor-1/YccA family protein produces MSVDYCTRLEQGRVRASTPAGTSVTMDDVVVRTATTLGTVALTDLPSWLPLPVDEANLSRSYGIAVGAALVAFGVVGVLLGAAFPALDFKQVEDAVAYGAPREGAWLSAFGLTLTLVCIYLEVLRVLTILNSDN; encoded by the coding sequence ATCAGCGTCGACTACTGCACCCGCCTCGAACAGGGCCGCGTCCGCGCCTCCACCCCCGCCGGCACGTCGGTGACCATGGACGACGTCGTCGTCCGCACCGCGACGACACTCGGCACCGTGGCCCTCACGGACCTCCCGTCCTGGCTCCCGCTCCCCGTCGACGAGGCGAACCTCAGCCGGTCATACGGCATCGCCGTAGGCGCGGCCCTGGTCGCCTTCGGTGTCGTCGGCGTCCTGCTCGGTGCGGCCTTCCCCGCCCTGGACTTCAAGCAGGTCGAGGACGCCGTCGCGTACGGCGCGCCGCGCGAGGGGGCATGGCTGTCGGCGTTCGGCCTCACCCTGACGCTGGTGTGCATCTACCTGGAGGTGCTTCGGGTGCTGACCATCCTCAACAGCGACAACTGA